Genomic DNA from uncultured Desulfuromusa sp.:
ACCCACGGTACAGAGTTTCCACATTTCATCTATTACGAAACCATCAATGACCTGTGTGTTCAATGTCACACTCAGTTCCGGAGGTAATAAAGATGAAACGAATCGTTCTCGTCAGCCTTATTCTGGGAGTCTTTATTTTACCACTGCATGTCTCAGCAGCATCTCAGATTAAGCTCAAATATATTGGGACCATCTATACCGACGCAGCCGGAATTGCATTGCGACATCCTGCGGGCGTGACCATTAGCGGTAAATCACTTCTGATTGCCGATAGCGGTGGCAAACGGATTCTCAGCTACAGCTATCAGGGTGGAGCCGTAAGACCGGATAAAGTTATTCCGTTGCCGGACATGTTTCCACTCATGGTTCAGCAGACGGAGAATGGAGACTTTTATGTTCTCGATGGTCGGGCACGGCAAATTTATCTGCTCGGCACATCTGGAAACATCAAAGGAAAATTTACCCCGAAAGGGATGCCGGATAACAAGCGTATGGTTCCGCGTAGTATCAGGTTGCTCACCGACGGATCGTTGCTGGTTCTGGATATCTTCTCCGAGCGGGTTTTGATTTTTGACAGTTCCGGGAACTTTCAGCGACAACTGCCATTTCCTGCCCCGTATGGAGCCTTCTCCGACATGACCAGCGACAAACAGGGGACTATTTACCTCCTCGATAGTGTCAAAGCCATCGTCTACTCTGCGGCAACGGGCTCTACAGAATTCAGTCCATTGACTGCCGGAATGAAGGAGAAGATGAACTTTCCGACTAGCCTTGTGGCCGATAACAATGGACACCTTTATCTGCTGGATAAATACGGTAGTGGCTTAGCTATTTTGGGCATTGACGGAAGTTTCATCGGTCGAAAATTGAGTATGGGCTGGAAAGACAGTCAGCTTTACTATCCCAGTCAGATCAGCTTAAACGAAAAAGGGGACCTGTTTATTGCCGATACGGAAAATCATCGTATTCAACAATTCAATATCAGTGAATAAGTGGTGCTGAGATCAACCTTATGCGGAACACTATGACTCATCCAACCGGCAGATTTTCACCCTCAGCAAAGATGCGGGTTTTATGCCCTTTCTTGCTGATTATGGTCCTGGCTTTCTCTGTCGTCGCGGCACGAACACCTTCACCTGAGGAGGTAAAAGCCAGTGAACAATGTATCATATGTCATATCAACACCTTTAATGCAGCATTGAACAAACCATTTCTTCATGGCCCTTTTTTTGAAAAACAGTGCACATCTTGCCACCTTTCCCCTGGCGCACAACCAGTGGATATGATTTCACAAGTCACCACAATAACAGGCTCAGTTGTCAGTCAGAAAGATTTATGGCGCAAACAGTTGAGCTATTCAGCATCCACTTCTGCTGAGTTGGATCATCTTGTTGCAATGTCCTCACTGGAGCCGGAAACAGCTTACCGTTTTCAGATTGTTGTCAGCTCGATGGATAAAGACAGCAAGGCTGAAGTCCATAAGAGTCTCTGGATGGGTTTACGAATAAAAGAACTTGATGATCTCAGTCGTGCTCAGAAAATTGATCTCAGCAGCGGACTGAGCGAAAACCTCACCGACTTGATAGGATCTGCGGCAGTTTACAAGAATGATAAAACACTCTTCGTCGTCTGGGAAACATCCGTGCCGCTTTACGGCTGGGTTGAGGTTCAGGAGTTAGAAGGCTTGACCCTGACCGGTCTCGCATCAGAAACGGAGGAAGAAGAAATCAGTTCTGATCAGCACCCTGCCCTGAGAACCCCGGAAGAACTGGCGATCAACGCCTGTTATCAATGTCACCCGGAGTCGACTCTGGGCACGTCCCATCCCGTTCGCCTCTATGATGGGAAAGATGTCCGAATTCCGGACAATCTTCCTACAGTGGATGGAATGTTGACCTGTGTGACCTGCCATGATCCACATGGCTCTGAAGGAAAAATGCTGGTCAGGGAGGTGGTCAAAACCAAGCTCTGTGTCACCTGTCATTACAAATATAAAAACAGCTCACCAAGTACAATGTTTCAGTAACAATAAGGAGTCGGCATGAGCCCAACGAGAACTTATAAAAGAAAATTGCTGAATTTTTCAATTAAACGGGATATGCAGTTTAAAATGATCGGCAAAATATTCCTGATCCTGCTGGTCAGTCTGCTGTTGAGTGGAGTGATCTTTTATCAGTTCGCCAACCAGGAAATCACGTCATCCTTTCAGATGTTCCACGTCAAAGCGCGTAATTTTCTTGATTTTCTTTTTCCAGTCGTTCTGAGTTCATTTGCCATCAGTCTGGTGGCCGGCGTTATCGGCAGCCTCTTCTTCCCTAAACCCATAGCCGGTGGACTCTACCGCATAGAAATGGATCTGCAGAAAATTATCGATGCTGATGATTTCAGGACACAAATAAAGCTCAGAGATGGAGATCAGCTGATTCCGCTCGCAGAGCAGGTCAACCGAATATTAAATGACGTGCGTACACGCATGAACCACGTACAAACAGCTTTGCAAGAACTGGAAAAAATGGATGCACAAGAGGTCTCAACAGAAGGATTCCAACAAACTCGCGATCATCTTGAAAAGGGACTTCAAAACCTGAAAATCTGATCCACAGATCAATCATCATCAAGATTGAACCCGTTCACCCAATCTGGGAATTTTACCAAATCCATCTGGAAAAATTCCCAGATTTTTTCAGCTTAAGCCCCCTCTTTATATCCTGAACTCCCATAACTATCGAATAAAGCAAACAAAATTTATAGCTATTAATGTTGGCTCAACACTTGCGTATAGAACGTACTACGAAGATACGTTTCCTGACAGGTTGGTCAATTTAACCGCCTGTATCCAGCCAGCGAATGAAGGAGGTAGCATGAAATTTTGGCAGGGACTAACATTTGGTTTGATATTCGCCTTTCTGGTCACGTGGCCGGTGGCGTCTGTTGAGGCTGCATCGGTGTCGGGTCGTTCCAGTACCGCCCTGGAATGGTATGACACGGCTAATGAGGAGACTGCCACCCCCGCATATCAATATTTACAATTGAATGCGAAGGACCTTCTCGATTCCGGGTACAACTTCAAGTTCTATGGCCGGCTGGCTGACGATCTCAGCAATGAAGACGATGTTGATAGTCGTCTATATTATGCCTATCTGGAAAAAAAGAACTTCCTCAAAAATCTTGATTTTCGCTTGGGGCGGCAATTTATCTCGACCACAGCCGGTGCGTCGATGATGGACGGTCTGACTCTCAAATATTCACTGTTGGACGACTACAGCGTTCGTGTTTTTGCCGGTGGTGATGTGAAGTACTACGACGGCTACAACATCAAGGATGTTGTTGACGGAATTGAGTTCAGCGGCAAATTCCTCGATGACAGTATTGATATGGGGGTTTCCTATCTGCAGAAGTGGGATGAAGGTCTTATTGCTCAGGAATTACTCGGTTTCAATATCGATTATGATTTAAACAATAATCTCTGGCTCTATAACGAACTCCAGTTTGACATCATTTCAGAACGCGTTAGCTATGCATTGCTGGGGGGCAAATATCGCTTTAAAAAATTCACCCTGCGAACAGAATATCTTTACTCACTGCCCGTCTTCTCCAGCACCTCCATTTACTCCGTCTTCGCCGTTGATGAATACGAAGAAATCATGGCGGAACTGACCTATAAGCTATCGCGCGACATCCAGGTTTTCGGTCGTCTTACTCACGAAATGTATGAAGAGTTTTCAGATGCCGATGTTTTTGAGGTCGGTGTGGAAAAACTCAGAACGAGCGGTTTCTACGGCTATTTAACCGGAACCATCCGAGATGATGACGACGGTCAGAGCCTCTACGGATTCAAAGCCTACGCAAACTATCAATTCTGTTCAAAATTCAGAGGCGGTCTCGGTGCCAATATAGATGTTCTGGAACGCGACATTGCTTATTTCAATACTGATGACGATGAACAGAACGAAACAACCAGTACCCGAATTTGGGTGGATGGAAAATATGATCTCAGCAAAACGATGAATCTCACAGCTAAGTATGAGTATATCGAAAGCGATCTCTGGGATTACTACAATCGCGGCATTATCCGCCTGAACATCAAATTTTAACAAGGAGCGCCATTATGACTCGTAAAATATTTTTGTCACTTGTTCTGTTTCTGGCGTCTACGGTTGCTCCGCTCTGGGCTGCGGATTTTGATCATAGCGCCCACGTTGAGGAGTATGTCGCCGATGCTGATTGCACGACCTGCCATATCAATGAAGCCGATTCAATTATTCCCGAAACAGCCATCTGTCTTGAATGTCATGACGCGGAATTGATTGATGAAGTCGTGCTTCCGGAAACCAAAACACACGGGCCGGTCTGGTCTCTCAACCACGGTCCCGTTGCCAAAGGAAATTCCATCAACTGTGCTTCCTGCCACGAGCAGAGTTCCTGTCTTGATTGTCATAAAGCCGGGTTTGCAGACGAAATGGGATCCTTGGGCAATAACATGATCAACGTTCATCGCAGCGATTTCTCTGTGAGTCATCCACTCGCAGCACGATCCGGTCAGAATCGCTGCAATAGCTGCCACGAAGCACGGTTCTGCAGTGACTGCCACGATGCATGGCAATTCAGAACAGATGACATCGGTAGCCCATCCCATCGTCGCAGTTTTGACCTGGGTATTGAGGGTGCAGATATTGATGATATCCACGCCGGAATCAGCAGCTCTTTGTCCTGCGACACCTGTCATTCTGACGCCACCATGGATTTCCACTCCTGGTCTATCGGCCATGCGCGTGAAGCAAGAAGATCATTGCCATCCTGTCAGGCCTGCCACCCGGAAGGTGATGTTTGCCTCCGCTGTCACAGTGCCAGAGGCGGAGCCATTGGCTTTAATCCCCACCCAAAAGACTGGGATGACATCAGTGGAAATATCAAAGATGCAAGCAACGGCAAAACATGCCGAAAATGTCACTAAACAGCAAAAGTTTTGTTTCACACACAAGGAGGTATTTCAATGCGTAAACAATGGTTGGTTTTGTTAGTTGCCGTTCTGGCAAGTGCCACTCTCTGGGGCTGCGGAAGTAGCGGTGGAAGTGGCGGGAGTGACGTCACTGATACCGATGTGCTCGGTGAAGACGCTGCTGGAAATGCTATTGTCAGTACTGCCAAATGTATCGAATGTCATGAAACAATTTCCTGGAGTTCTGACATTGTAGAAGGTTATCTGGCCGGCAAGCATGTGATTCACAGTGATCATATCACTGCTGAATCTGGTGATTGCCTTCAGTGTCATGACCCTAATGGTGACGGTCCGGGCATTGAGGAACTGATAGACACTGCCAACGTACCCGCTGAAGGGTTGGCTGCAGTTGGTTGTGAAACCTGCCATGGTGGTGGCGAAGATCACTTCGGTGTTGGCCCAATGCCAATAGCGAAACCAGGGATTGATGAGTGTGCAACTTGCCATGATAATGACATTCACCATGCATACCATCCGGAAGCAGATTTTATTGCTTCGAATTTCCTTGAATCAAGGCATTATACGGCTTCAGTTCGCAACGAGGCTATTTGCTCGAAGTGTCACACCGATGAAGGTGGTCGTCTTTATAGAAATGTTTCAACCAAGACCCAACTGGAAGCAACCGTTTTACCGGTTTCAAGTGATGAACCTGTTCAGTGTAAAACCTGTCATGATCCACATAACGCCGGCGGTCTGTTGATGGCTGAAATTGAAGATCATGGCCATGTTGTTGCTTCCGCAGAATATGCCACTTGCTCAACCTGCCATATGAGTGACCGGGAAGACCCGGCAGATAATCCGGAGTGGATGTATCATGATGAAGTCTATTATCGTGTCATCTCTGATACCCACTACGACGATCCTGCAACGGAAAACGTTATTGAAGGTTATGTCATTGATCCACTGAACGAGCGTGCCTGCCGTGACTGTCATGATGTTCATACCGTTATGGAAATTCGTGCCGATGAGGACTCAAGCAGTTTCTCAAATACAATTAACGACCAATGGTCAAAGTCTCCGCATGGTGGATTTATCGGCGATATCAAGCTGCAAACAGCAGAAGCCTATGACGACATGGATCTGAATCGTACAGCCGAGCAGCTGACCGCCATCAAAGAAGCGGGGACAGATGATACAATCTCACCAGCATGGACCCATTACAATTGGGATTCAACATTCCAGGAAGATGGAGTAACTGCCGATCGCGGTTCGTGTCAGGAATGCCATACTGCAACAGGTGCAATGAATTACCTGAATGATCCGGAAAACTACGATTTCGCCAACAACGATTTTTCCCATCTTGACAACTGGGATGCAGTAGGTGGATCGACCCAGAACGAACTCCTCTATTGCTGGGGCTGCCATAGCAACAACAGTGGAGAATTGCGTAATCCGGGAGCAACTTCACGCCCCTATACTGTTGATGGTGTTAATGTCACAATGCCTGATACAGGCAATTCAAACGTCTGTATCAACTGTCACGGTGCCCGCGGCAATGTTGAAGGCTATGCACTAACTGCAGATCCGGCAACATCCATGGCGACTGTAAATCCGGGATTCGCCCCGGCAGTTGATGGTAATACCACCAAGAACGTAACCAACGCTCACTACCTTGTCGCATCAGCAACACTTTATGCTGCAGACACTAAAATTGGTTACGAGTATGCAGATCAAAGTTACGCCCCAGTACCATACTTTGAACATGGTAGCATTGGTCTGAACGCCGATAGTCCCGAAACCGGCGCTGGCCCTTGTGTCGCTTGCCACATGCAAACGGCAGAGAGCCACACCTTTGAAG
This window encodes:
- a CDS encoding NHL repeat-containing protein, which gives rise to MKRIVLVSLILGVFILPLHVSAASQIKLKYIGTIYTDAAGIALRHPAGVTISGKSLLIADSGGKRILSYSYQGGAVRPDKVIPLPDMFPLMVQQTENGDFYVLDGRARQIYLLGTSGNIKGKFTPKGMPDNKRMVPRSIRLLTDGSLLVLDIFSERVLIFDSSGNFQRQLPFPAPYGAFSDMTSDKQGTIYLLDSVKAIVYSAATGSTEFSPLTAGMKEKMNFPTSLVADNNGHLYLLDKYGSGLAILGIDGSFIGRKLSMGWKDSQLYYPSQISLNEKGDLFIADTENHRIQQFNISE
- a CDS encoding cytochrome c3 family protein, yielding MISQVTTITGSVVSQKDLWRKQLSYSASTSAELDHLVAMSSLEPETAYRFQIVVSSMDKDSKAEVHKSLWMGLRIKELDDLSRAQKIDLSSGLSENLTDLIGSAAVYKNDKTLFVVWETSVPLYGWVEVQELEGLTLTGLASETEEEEISSDQHPALRTPEELAINACYQCHPESTLGTSHPVRLYDGKDVRIPDNLPTVDGMLTCVTCHDPHGSEGKMLVREVVKTKLCVTCHYKYKNSSPSTMFQ
- a CDS encoding cytochrome c3 family protein, which translates into the protein MTRKIFLSLVLFLASTVAPLWAADFDHSAHVEEYVADADCTTCHINEADSIIPETAICLECHDAELIDEVVLPETKTHGPVWSLNHGPVAKGNSINCASCHEQSSCLDCHKAGFADEMGSLGNNMINVHRSDFSVSHPLAARSGQNRCNSCHEARFCSDCHDAWQFRTDDIGSPSHRRSFDLGIEGADIDDIHAGISSSLSCDTCHSDATMDFHSWSIGHAREARRSLPSCQACHPEGDVCLRCHSARGGAIGFNPHPKDWDDISGNIKDASNGKTCRKCH
- a CDS encoding multiheme c-type cytochrome; translated protein: MRKQWLVLLVAVLASATLWGCGSSGGSGGSDVTDTDVLGEDAAGNAIVSTAKCIECHETISWSSDIVEGYLAGKHVIHSDHITAESGDCLQCHDPNGDGPGIEELIDTANVPAEGLAAVGCETCHGGGEDHFGVGPMPIAKPGIDECATCHDNDIHHAYHPEADFIASNFLESRHYTASVRNEAICSKCHTDEGGRLYRNVSTKTQLEATVLPVSSDEPVQCKTCHDPHNAGGLLMAEIEDHGHVVASAEYATCSTCHMSDREDPADNPEWMYHDEVYYRVISDTHYDDPATENVIEGYVIDPLNERACRDCHDVHTVMEIRADEDSSSFSNTINDQWSKSPHGGFIGDIKLQTAEAYDDMDLNRTAEQLTAIKEAGTDDTISPAWTHYNWDSTFQEDGVTADRGSCQECHTATGAMNYLNDPENYDFANNDFSHLDNWDAVGGSTQNELLYCWGCHSNNSGELRNPGATSRPYTVDGVNVTMPDTGNSNVCINCHGARGNVEGYALTADPATSMATVNPGFAPAVDGNTTKNVTNAHYLVASATLYAADTKIGYEYADQSYAPVPYFEHGSIGLNADSPETGAGPCVACHMQTAESHTFEVVEKDDMGVITALTSTACVECHTGAHGAGLVAEDTETENGLQTAEAAAAFLEEEAEGYHEALEILNQALIAKGLTFSNNYPYFSGDSWINEGTFGAAHNYNYLHHEPGAYAHNRYYAKRLIFDSLDWLDNGVLDGTITIDAATYPEADAWLASGAARP